A region from the Hypericibacter adhaerens genome encodes:
- a CDS encoding PhoX family protein, whose protein sequence is MTSIDRFPPLTIADADDIGSNPTGNSPLIEIAERRYSRRTALRGLGLTGAAGLFNGLLGSASAKAASNPSTLTFEEIEHGIDDGLRLAKGYRADVLIRWGDKLSPNAPAFEAGASTPAGQAQQFGYNNDFIGFIPLPVGSNASDHGLLCVNHEYTNIELMFPGLTEDDKFDKATAEQVATEMEAHGHTIVEIKRTGDKWTVVEDSPYNRRITATTMMEVTGPAAGNDRLKTSADATGKSVKGMINNCSGGISPWGTVLTCEENFNNYFGGDPSGAPDAAAFKRYGVVGEPEYAWWKHEARFDLGKEPNEPNRFGWVVEIDPFDPKSAPVKRTALGRLKHEAATSLVDKSGHVVVYLGDDERFDYLYRFVSKGTYSPGDRKANLGLLDEGTLAVAKFEPDGKLHWLPLVYGEGPLTEANGFKSQGDVVIETRRAADLLGATPMDRPEDVETDPVTGRVYTILTNNSKRTYTQIDAANPRADNEAGHIVELIPAGGEGKDADHTAAEYRWDMFLVAGNPLWGTTMYGKGTSKNGWLACPDNIAFDPKGRLWIATDQGGTQKKFGIGDGLYGTDVTGDGRAVTRKFVAMPRDAETCGPCFTPDGTTLFLAVQHPGEGSVFAEPTTRWPDFDPKSPPRPAVIAIVKEGGGEIGA, encoded by the coding sequence ATGACGTCGATCGATCGCTTTCCCCCTCTGACCATCGCCGACGCCGACGATATCGGTTCCAACCCCACCGGCAATTCGCCCCTCATCGAGATCGCCGAACGCCGCTACAGCCGGCGGACGGCGCTGCGCGGCCTCGGCCTGACGGGTGCCGCGGGCCTCTTCAACGGGCTTCTGGGCAGCGCGTCCGCGAAGGCGGCGAGCAACCCCTCGACTCTCACCTTCGAGGAGATCGAGCACGGGATCGATGACGGCCTGCGGCTGGCCAAGGGCTATCGCGCGGATGTGCTGATCCGCTGGGGCGACAAGCTGAGCCCGAACGCGCCGGCCTTCGAGGCGGGCGCCTCGACCCCGGCCGGCCAGGCGCAGCAGTTCGGCTACAACAACGACTTCATCGGCTTCATTCCGCTGCCCGTCGGCTCCAACGCCTCGGATCACGGGCTGCTCTGCGTCAATCACGAATACACCAACATCGAGCTGATGTTCCCGGGCCTGACCGAGGACGACAAGTTCGACAAGGCGACGGCCGAGCAGGTCGCGACCGAGATGGAGGCCCATGGCCACACCATCGTCGAGATCAAGCGCACCGGCGACAAATGGACGGTGGTCGAGGACAGCCCCTATAACCGGCGCATCACCGCCACGACGATGATGGAGGTCACTGGCCCGGCGGCGGGCAACGACCGGCTGAAGACCTCCGCCGACGCGACCGGCAAGTCCGTCAAGGGGATGATCAACAATTGCTCCGGCGGCATCTCGCCTTGGGGCACGGTTCTCACCTGCGAAGAGAACTTCAACAACTATTTCGGCGGCGACCCCTCGGGGGCGCCGGACGCGGCCGCCTTCAAGCGCTATGGCGTGGTGGGCGAGCCCGAATATGCCTGGTGGAAGCACGAGGCGCGCTTCGACCTGGGCAAGGAACCCAATGAACCCAACCGTTTCGGCTGGGTTGTCGAGATCGATCCCTTCGATCCGAAATCGGCGCCGGTGAAGCGCACCGCGCTGGGCCGCCTGAAGCACGAGGCCGCGACCAGCCTGGTCGACAAGAGCGGCCATGTCGTCGTCTATCTCGGCGACGACGAGCGCTTCGACTATCTCTACCGCTTCGTGAGCAAGGGCACCTACAGCCCCGGCGATCGCAAGGCGAACCTGGGCCTGCTCGACGAGGGCACGCTGGCGGTCGCCAAGTTCGAGCCCGACGGCAAGCTGCACTGGTTGCCGCTGGTCTATGGCGAGGGCCCGCTGACCGAGGCCAACGGCTTCAAGAGCCAGGGCGACGTCGTCATCGAGACCCGCCGCGCGGCGGATCTGCTGGGCGCCACGCCGATGGACCGCCCCGAGGATGTCGAGACCGATCCCGTTACGGGCCGCGTCTATACGATCCTCACCAACAACTCGAAGCGCACCTATACCCAGATCGACGCCGCCAACCCGCGCGCCGACAACGAGGCCGGCCATATCGTCGAGCTGATCCCCGCCGGCGGCGAAGGCAAGGATGCCGATCACACCGCCGCCGAATATCGGTGGGACATGTTCCTGGTCGCGGGCAACCCGCTCTGGGGCACCACGATGTATGGCAAGGGCACCAGCAAGAACGGCTGGCTCGCCTGCCCCGACAACATAGCCTTCGATCCGAAGGGCCGGCTCTGGATCGCGACCGACCAGGGCGGCACGCAGAAGAAGTTCGGCATCGGCGACGGGCTCTACGGCACCGACGTTACCGGCGACGGCCGCGCGGTCACGCGCAAGTTCGTCGCCATGCCGCGCGATGCCGAGACCTGCGGCCCCTGCTTCACGCCGGACGGCACCACGCTCTTCCTCGCCGTCCAGCATCCGGGCGAAGGCTCCGTCTTCGCCGAACCGACCACGCGGTGGCCCGATTTCGATCCGAAATCGCCGCCGCGCCCCGCCGTGATCGCCATCGTCAAGGAAGGCGGCGGCGAGATCGGCGCCTGA
- a CDS encoding cryptochrome/photolyase family protein, which translates to MPAPVILWFRQDLRLEDNPALRAASAEGPLIALYILDETKGVRPWGGASRWWLAESLASLETALRRKAVPLILRRGPADKVLAEVIAETKARSVHWNRSYEPYAIRRDKAIKAYLTRRGIAAASHNAALLFEPWTVETQAGEPFKVFTPFWRFLQSQPDPAPPSPAPRRLEKAYKQPRSEKLADWSLKPTAPDWAAGFRKLWQPGESGARLRLEEFLTGHLGRYPERRDRPDLPATARLSPHLHWGEIGPRQIWHAVKTMQIASGDLVSPRAAETFLRELGWREFSHHLLFHWPKLWAEAWRPEYRRFPWRGDPAGLAAWQHGRTGYPIVDAGMRELWTTGWMHNRVRMIAASFLVKHLLVSWQEGEAWFWDTLIDADLAQNAASWQWVAGSGADAAPYFRIFNPVLQGERFDPEGAYVRRWVPELARVPHEFLHKPWTAAPTLLAASGVVLGRDYPHPIVDHAAARARALAAFERVKK; encoded by the coding sequence ATGCCCGCGCCGGTCATCTTGTGGTTTCGCCAGGATCTCCGGCTGGAGGACAATCCGGCGCTGAGAGCCGCCTCGGCCGAGGGCCCGCTGATCGCGCTCTACATCCTCGACGAGACCAAGGGTGTCAGGCCCTGGGGCGGGGCCTCGCGCTGGTGGCTGGCCGAAAGCCTCGCTTCGCTTGAGACGGCACTCCGGCGCAAGGCGGTGCCGCTGATCCTCCGCCGGGGACCCGCGGACAAGGTCCTGGCCGAGGTCATCGCCGAGACCAAGGCCCGCTCGGTCCACTGGAACCGCAGCTACGAGCCTTATGCGATCCGCCGCGACAAGGCGATCAAGGCCTACCTGACCCGCCGCGGCATCGCGGCCGCGAGCCATAACGCGGCGCTGCTGTTCGAACCCTGGACGGTCGAGACGCAGGCGGGCGAGCCCTTCAAGGTCTTCACGCCCTTCTGGCGCTTCCTGCAGAGCCAGCCCGACCCGGCTCCGCCTTCGCCGGCGCCGCGCCGGCTGGAGAAGGCTTACAAGCAACCACGCTCCGAGAAGCTGGCCGACTGGAGCCTGAAGCCGACCGCGCCCGACTGGGCTGCGGGCTTCCGCAAGCTCTGGCAACCGGGCGAGAGCGGCGCGCGGCTGCGCCTCGAGGAGTTCCTCACCGGCCATCTGGGCCGCTATCCCGAGAGGCGAGACCGTCCCGACCTCCCGGCAACGGCACGGCTGTCGCCGCATCTCCATTGGGGCGAGATCGGCCCGCGCCAGATCTGGCACGCGGTCAAGACGATGCAGATCGCCTCGGGCGATCTGGTGTCGCCGCGCGCCGCCGAGACCTTCCTGCGCGAGCTCGGCTGGCGCGAGTTCTCGCATCACCTGCTGTTCCACTGGCCCAAGCTCTGGGCCGAGGCCTGGCGGCCCGAATATCGCCGCTTCCCCTGGCGCGGCGATCCGGCGGGGCTCGCCGCCTGGCAGCACGGCCGCACCGGCTATCCCATCGTCGATGCCGGCATGCGCGAGCTCTGGACCACGGGCTGGATGCATAACCGCGTGCGCATGATCGCCGCTTCCTTCCTGGTGAAGCATCTGCTCGTCTCCTGGCAGGAAGGCGAGGCCTGGTTCTGGGACACGCTGATCGATGCCGACCTGGCGCAGAACGCGGCGAGCTGGCAGTGGGTCGCGGGTTCCGGCGCCGATGCCGCCCCCTACTTCCGGATCTTCAACCCCGTCCTCCAGGGCGAGCGGTTCGACCCCGAGGGCGCCTACGTCCGGCGCTGGGTCCCGGAGCTGGCGCGGGTACCCCACGAATTTCTCCACAAGCCCTGGACGGCGGCGCCCACCCTCCTGGCCGCGTCCGGCGTGGTGCTGGGCCGTGACTACCCCCACCCCATCGTCGACCACGCCGCCGCCAGGGCGCGAGCGCTGGCGGCGTTCGAGCGGGTGAAGAAGTAG
- the pdeM gene encoding ligase-associated DNA damage response endonuclease PdeM: MSVLAIEAGEATRFLLNGAELIAHVSGAIWWPSAGTLAVADLHFEKGSAFAERGRMLPPYDSAVTLDRLAALMARFRPRCVICLGDSFHDGGAGERLPAPLGERLASLARAVDWIWIQGNHDPVPPEDWGGRVVDAFAEGPLQFRHEAAGRQAAGEISGHYHPKAGITWRGRRVTGRCFVEDGRRLILPAFGAYAGGLDARDAAIAGLFPRGYRVHIVGREKLHSFRGDALD, translated from the coding sequence GTGAGCGTTCTCGCGATCGAGGCCGGCGAGGCCACGCGCTTCCTGCTCAACGGCGCCGAGCTCATCGCCCATGTCTCGGGCGCCATCTGGTGGCCATCGGCCGGCACGCTCGCGGTGGCGGACCTCCATTTCGAGAAAGGCTCGGCCTTCGCCGAGCGCGGGCGGATGCTGCCGCCCTATGACAGCGCGGTCACGCTCGACCGGCTGGCCGCCCTGATGGCGCGTTTCCGCCCGCGCTGCGTGATCTGCCTCGGCGACAGCTTCCATGACGGCGGCGCCGGCGAACGGCTGCCAGCACCGCTGGGCGAGCGGCTGGCGAGCCTTGCGCGCGCGGTCGACTGGATCTGGATCCAGGGCAATCACGATCCGGTTCCGCCCGAGGACTGGGGCGGCCGGGTGGTCGACGCCTTCGCCGAGGGTCCCTTGCAGTTCCGCCATGAGGCGGCGGGGCGCCAGGCGGCCGGCGAAATCTCGGGCCACTACCATCCCAAGGCGGGCATCACCTGGCGCGGACGGCGGGTGACGGGCCGCTGCTTCGTCGAGGATGGGCGCCGGCTCATCCTGCCGGCCTTCGGCGCCTATGCCGGCGGGCTCGATGCGCGCGACGCGGCCATCGCCGGGCTGTTTCCGCGCGGCTACCGCGTGCATATCGTGGGCCGGGAGAAGCTGCACAGCTTCCGCGGCGACGCGCTCGACTGA
- a CDS encoding ligase-associated DNA damage response DEXH box helicase, with translation MSPTIPAVSALPDRFAAWFAGRGWQPHAHQLTLLAADRAGRSALLVAPTGGGKTLAGFLPSLIALAEAPADHLHTLYVSPLKALAVDIHRNLETPITELGLSITAETRTGDTPQSKRQRQRKKPPQILLTTPESLALLLSYADAPSIFRRLERVVIDELHALAETKRGDLLALGLARLQRLAPACRRVGLSATVADEKALAAWISPTASGEDGSVTLVRGRAGAAPEIRILASRAYVPWAGHMALHSIEEVYEAIKGAKTALVFVNTRAQAELIFQALWRINDDNLAIALHHGSLAPEQRRKVEAAMARGNLRAVVATSSLDLGVDWAAVDLVLQIGAPKGAARLVQRIGRANHRLDEPSRAILVPANRFELLECRAALEAVEDGELDGERPKPGGLDVLAQHVLGMACQAPFAPDEFFAEVRRAYPYRNLPRQDFDEVVNFVATGGYALGSYERWRRLAQDEDGHWKIASPVMVRRYRMNVGTIVQQPMMRVQMRNGRRLGEVEEYFIQGLVPGDSFVFAGQLLRFEGIREMAAICSPGGEGVPKIPAYEGGRLPLTTQLARRVRGLLAEPGRWRSFPPPVVEWLEMQRRRSILPDREGLLVETFPRGSKEFLVAYCFEGRNAHQTLGMLLTRRMERAGLKPLGFVATDYVIAVWSLKPARHIPALFDQDMLGDDLEAWMDESSMLKRSFRNVAVIAGLIERRHPGETKTGKQVTFNSDLIYDVLRKHEPHHILLRATRADAAAGLTDVARLAEMLARIKGRITHRHLRRVSPLAVPVLLEIGKESVYGGAIDGLMDEAATALIAEATAEETAPELPL, from the coding sequence GTGAGCCCGACCATCCCCGCCGTCAGCGCGCTGCCCGACCGTTTCGCCGCCTGGTTCGCCGGGCGGGGCTGGCAGCCCCACGCCCATCAATTGACCCTGCTGGCGGCCGACCGGGCCGGGCGCTCGGCCCTGCTGGTGGCGCCCACCGGCGGCGGCAAGACGCTGGCCGGCTTCCTGCCGAGCCTGATCGCGCTGGCCGAGGCACCCGCCGATCATCTCCACACGCTTTATGTCTCGCCCCTGAAGGCCTTGGCGGTGGACATCCACCGCAACCTCGAAACCCCCATCACCGAGCTGGGGCTTTCCATCACGGCCGAGACCCGCACCGGCGACACGCCCCAATCCAAGCGGCAGCGCCAGCGCAAGAAGCCGCCGCAGATCCTGCTGACCACGCCGGAATCGCTGGCCCTCCTGCTTTCCTATGCGGATGCGCCGTCGATCTTCCGGCGGCTCGAGCGCGTGGTGATCGACGAGCTCCATGCGCTGGCCGAGACCAAGCGCGGCGATCTCCTGGCGCTGGGCCTGGCGCGGCTGCAGCGGCTCGCCCCCGCCTGCCGGCGCGTCGGCCTTTCCGCGACCGTGGCCGACGAGAAGGCGCTGGCCGCCTGGATCTCTCCCACCGCCTCCGGCGAGGACGGCAGCGTCACCCTGGTCCGCGGCCGCGCCGGCGCCGCGCCGGAGATCCGCATCCTCGCCAGCCGCGCCTATGTGCCCTGGGCCGGCCATATGGCGCTTCATTCCATCGAGGAGGTCTATGAGGCGATCAAAGGCGCCAAAACCGCGCTCGTCTTCGTCAACACCCGCGCCCAGGCCGAGCTGATCTTCCAGGCGCTCTGGCGGATCAACGACGACAACCTGGCGATCGCGCTCCATCACGGCAGCCTCGCCCCCGAGCAGCGGCGCAAGGTCGAGGCCGCCATGGCGCGCGGCAACCTCCGCGCCGTGGTCGCCACCTCCTCGCTCGATCTGGGGGTGGACTGGGCCGCGGTCGATCTGGTGCTGCAGATCGGCGCGCCCAAGGGAGCCGCCCGCCTGGTCCAGCGCATCGGCCGCGCCAATCACCGGCTCGACGAGCCCAGCCGCGCGATCCTGGTGCCGGCCAACCGCTTCGAGCTGCTCGAATGCCGCGCCGCGCTCGAGGCGGTCGAGGACGGCGAGCTCGACGGCGAAAGACCCAAGCCCGGCGGGCTCGACGTGCTGGCGCAGCATGTGCTGGGCATGGCCTGCCAGGCGCCCTTCGCACCCGACGAGTTCTTCGCGGAGGTGCGCCGCGCCTATCCCTACCGCAACCTGCCGCGCCAGGATTTCGACGAGGTGGTGAATTTCGTCGCCACCGGCGGCTATGCGCTCGGTAGCTATGAGCGCTGGCGGCGTCTCGCCCAGGACGAGGACGGCCACTGGAAGATCGCGAGCCCCGTCATGGTCCGGCGCTACCGGATGAATGTCGGCACCATCGTGCAGCAGCCGATGATGCGGGTGCAGATGCGCAACGGCCGACGGCTGGGCGAGGTCGAGGAATACTTCATCCAGGGCCTCGTGCCGGGCGACAGCTTCGTCTTCGCCGGTCAATTGCTGCGCTTCGAGGGCATCCGCGAGATGGCCGCGATCTGCAGCCCCGGTGGCGAGGGCGTGCCGAAGATCCCGGCCTATGAGGGCGGCCGGCTGCCGCTGACGACGCAGCTCGCGCGGCGCGTGCGCGGCCTCCTCGCCGAGCCCGGCCGCTGGCGCAGCTTCCCGCCGCCGGTCGTCGAATGGCTCGAGATGCAGCGCCGCCGCTCGATACTGCCCGACCGCGAGGGCCTGCTGGTCGAGACCTTCCCGCGCGGCAGCAAGGAGTTCCTGGTCGCCTATTGCTTCGAGGGCCGCAACGCGCACCAGACGCTGGGCATGCTGCTGACGCGGCGCATGGAGCGCGCCGGGCTCAAGCCCCTGGGCTTCGTCGCCACCGACTATGTGATCGCGGTCTGGAGCCTCAAGCCCGCCCGCCATATCCCGGCCTTGTTCGACCAGGACATGTTGGGCGACGATCTGGAAGCCTGGATGGACGAATCGAGCATGCTCAAGCGCAGCTTCCGCAATGTCGCGGTGATAGCCGGCCTGATCGAGCGGCGCCATCCGGGGGAGACCAAGACGGGCAAGCAAGTGACCTTCAATTCCGATCTCATCTACGACGTGCTGCGCAAGCACGAGCCGCATCACATCCTGCTGCGCGCCACCCGCGCCGACGCGGCGGCGGGCCTCACCGACGTCGCCCGGCTCGCCGAGATGCTGGCGCGCATCAAAGGCCGCATCACCCATCGCCATCTGCGGCGCGTCTCGCCCCTGGCGGTGCCGGTGCTGCTCGAGATCGGCAAGGAATCCGTCTATGGCGGTGCCATCGACGGGCTGATGGACGAGGCCGCGACCGCCCTCATCGCGGAGGCGACCGCCGAGGAGACGGCGCCGGAGCTGCCGCTGTGA
- a CDS encoding 5'-methylthioadenosine/adenosylhomocysteine nucleosidase, producing the protein MAAIRPIGILTPMPEELVLLEAALQRPRSEERAGGRFIAGRLDGQDVVLALSGIGKVSAAQVSSLLLDRFAARALVVSGVAGGLDIRLGIGDIVVADRLAQQDYGALTRRGMVNYRAGSIPFGERRHDPYYDLPPELAARLRAAVRGLHLPPIPAKATGGRERRPKIRFGTILSGDQFVNAAPARLALRRRFPGALAVEMEGAAAAQIAERHGAPCIVVRALSDLAGATSHVDFMAFLPAAAAAAATTVRRLLPVL; encoded by the coding sequence ATGGCCGCCATCCGACCGATCGGCATCCTGACGCCGATGCCGGAGGAGCTCGTGCTGCTGGAGGCGGCCCTGCAGCGGCCGCGCAGCGAGGAACGGGCGGGCGGGCGCTTCATCGCCGGTCGGCTCGACGGCCAGGACGTGGTGCTGGCCCTCTCCGGGATCGGCAAGGTGAGCGCCGCCCAGGTCTCGAGCCTGCTGCTCGACCGCTTCGCCGCCCGGGCGCTGGTGGTCTCGGGCGTGGCGGGCGGCCTCGATATCCGGCTCGGGATCGGCGACATCGTCGTGGCCGACCGGCTGGCGCAGCAGGATTACGGCGCGCTCACCCGGCGCGGCATGGTGAATTACCGGGCCGGCTCCATCCCGTTCGGCGAGCGGCGCCACGATCCCTATTACGACCTGCCGCCCGAGCTGGCAGCCCGGCTCAGGGCCGCGGTCAGGGGCCTGCATCTGCCGCCCATCCCGGCCAAGGCCACGGGCGGACGCGAGCGGCGACCCAAGATCCGCTTCGGCACCATCCTCAGCGGCGATCAGTTCGTGAATGCCGCCCCGGCCCGGCTGGCCCTGCGCCGCCGCTTCCCGGGTGCGCTGGCGGTCGAGATGGAGGGCGCCGCCGCCGCCCAGATCGCGGAGCGCCATGGCGCGCCCTGCATCGTGGTCCGCGCCTTGAGCGACCTCGCCGGCGCCACCAGCCATGTCGATTTCATGGCTTTCCTGCCCGCTGCCGCGGCAGCCGCCGCGACGACGGTGCGGCGGTTGCTGCCGGTGCTGTGA